TCGACCAGATCTTTTTGATAGATCTGTCTCGCTGACAAATTCACAGAGACCTTCAGGGTATATCCTTGATCGTGCCAGATTTTATTTTGTTTGCACGCCTGTTTCAAAATCCATTCCCCAAGCGCCAGAATCATTCCTGTCTCCTCAGCGATAGGAATAAAGCGATTCGGCGGGATGATGCCCAGCTCTGGATGCACCCATCTGACGAGCGCCTCCATGCCTGTCATCGAACTTGTCACAATATCGATTTTGGGCTGATAGTAAATTTGGAACTGCTCTTGTTCAATGGCTTTCCGCATCTCATTTTCCATCAAAATGCGCTCCAGCGACTTCGCCTCCATCGTTGGATCGAAAAAGTCATAGCCATTCTTCCCACGTGACTTCACTGTATATAAGGCCGTATCGGCCCTTTTCAACAAATCTTCGGGATTGTCCCCATCCTGCGGGTACATGGCGATACCGATGCTGCACGACACGTTGAACGCATGACCCTCTAATTCAAACGGCCGCTGTAACTGATTCATGATCTGCTCTGCCAATGCAGTCGCTTCGCTTCGATCTTGTAGATGGTTCTGCAAAATCGTAAATTCGTCTCCACCCAACCTGGCCACGACATCTCCTTGTTTTAGGCATGCCTGTAGACGCTTTGATGCTTCGATCAGCAACATATCCCCTACGTCATGACCGAACGAATCATTCACATCCTTAAAGCGATCCATGTCTAAAAACAACACAGCCAGATTCGATTGGAAACGCTTGGCCTGCATCATTTCCTTGCTGAGCTGTTGAACATACATCCGTCGATTCGGCAGGTCTGTCAACGCATCGTGATAAGCCAAGTGGTGAATGGTCTCTTCGGACTGTTTCCGGTCTGTGACGTCACGGGTAACGAGGAGCAGCTTGGTCACATTTCCTTCTTCATCCGTGATCGGATTGATTTTGCTTTCTGTCCAGATCACATCGTTTCTTTGGGTGTTAATCCGGCACTCCACCATGTACTCTTTACGTGTAGAGAAGGCATGCTGAATCGCATAAGCAAAAATATCTCGGTCATCCTCCACAATCCACTCGAACAGGTTATGGATTTCCTCATCAGGAACGGTATGCTCCCATACCCGCTTATGAGACGGGGACAAATAGAGGAATTCCCCATCCAGGTTGATGATGCTGATGATATCCGATGTGTTTTCCGCGATAATGCGATACTTTTCTTCACTCCGCTTGAGCTCGTCTTCCATCAGCTTACGACATGTGATATCACTGCGAATGGAAAGGTATTGATAGATTTCGCCCTCTTGGTTCTTAAATGGCACGATGGTTGTATCGACCCAATAATAGCTGCCATCTTTGGCGCGATTACGAATTTCCCCCCGCCAGACCTGGCCAGATCGAATGCAAGACCACATTTCTTTAAAAAAGCCTTGCGGATGGTAACCCGAATTAAGAATACGATGGTCTTTTCCAATCAATTCGCTTCGTTCGTATTTCGATATGCGGCAAAATTGCTCATTTGCCCGCAAAATAATCCCCTTATGGTCCGTAATTGCCAAGATCGTGGATTGGTCCAAAGCGTATTTGACATCTGCCAGCTCATTCACAACCATGTTCAGCTCACCATCTTTTTCGCGTAGTAGCCCAGCCCAATCTTGGGGTGTCAGTGAAGATAACATTTGGTTATTCATTTCAATCTCCTGTTTATACTTTCGAATACAGTCAAAAAAAATGATCCTTACAGAAGGATCGTAACGTTCAGAATACAAGTTCGTTCCATTTTACCATGTTTTTCCGAAAGTTCAACGAGAACAGCTGCGGTAGAAACAACATTTTTGCAAACTTCATGAGGTGTCCATACGAAAAAAATGAACCAGTGCACGTAGCCTGGCTCACTTTTTTCAACAATGGGTATGATTGGCCTGTTTCCCTTACAAACGGGCCAAAATGCTGCGATTGAGGTCCGCAACAGAATTGCTGCCAGACAGCGCCATCGCGACGTCAAATTCATGGATGAGTGTATCTAACACACTCGCTACGCCTTGCTCTCCTGCAACAGCCAGTCCATACAGGAATGGGCGACCAATCAGGATAGCATTGGCACCTAAAGCAATTGCTTTCACGACATCTGCTCCTGTACGCACGCCACTGTCGAGCAAGACAGGTATTTTGCCAGCTACCACTTCGGCAATCGCTGGCAACGCATCCAGCGTAGAAATGGCGCCATCCATCTGCCGTCCACCGTGATTGGAAACAATGATTCCATCTACACCATGCTCTAAAGCAAGTCGCGCATCATCCGGATGCAAAATGCCTTTTACCAAAATCGGTAGACGAGTATGCTCACGCAAAAAGGCGATATCGTTCCAATTCAGCGCTGGATGATAAATGTTTTTCAACACTTCCTCCACTGCATTCTCCGGCGTTACCTCAGGGAGTCGCGAGCAGAAAACAGGATCTGTCAAGTAATTCGCCAGTCCCCTTCCTTCGCGCAGTGGCGAATACCCGTTGCGGAAGTCTCTGCGCTTCCACCCTAGCATAACGGTATCTACCGTGAGGACAATGGCAGAATAGCCAGACTTTTCCGCTCGTCTGACCATGCTGGCAGAAACCTCTCGATCATTCGACCAATAGAGCTGGAACCAGCGATAGGCATCGCCCATCACTTCGGCAATCTGTTCGAGTGAGTGAGCGGAAACTGTACTGGCTACGAACGGCACTCCGGCTGCTGCTGCCGCCTTGGCAGACGCCAGCTCTCCATCGGGATGTGAAATCGTCTGCATGCCTACAGGTGCCAAGAAGATCGGTGTGCGCAACGCTTGATTGTACATCGAAATACCGATGGTGCGACTCGTCACATCCCGCATCATCCGCGGAATGATTGCCCAACGGGAAAAAGCTGTCCGATTTTCTACCAGCGTTTCTTCTGCCCCTGATCCCCCGGCAACATAATCAAATGGCCCATCCGGCAAAACCTCTCGCGCCTTTTTCTCCCAATCCTCAATGGAAATCGGCAGTGCCTGCGTGTCTTTGTTCACACGGGTAAATAAGAGTGATTCTTCATTTGTTTTCGTCATATGGTTTGCTTTCCTTTCTGCGATCGTCTTTCATCTTTTTTATCTCAATTCACATAAATTCGCAATAGTCTTAATCTCAATTCTATTGTTGAGCTTGTCCATTCTCACACGCGCCTTTTTCAAGGCTACTTTTTCTTTTTGCCTTTTCGGGCTGCGCGACGGATTTGTTTCTTTGCTTTTTTTGCTTTCATTCCACGGGTAATGGAACCCACCCATGTGATGGTTTGACTATTTTCATTGATGACCTTCACTACGTTACCGCTATTATTTCCACCCGAACCAGCAAACGCTTTGGTTACGCTTTTCGGAGAGTTGTTTGCCGTATCGCCAAAGTTGATATTCCCGACATTATTGGTAATGGTTACCGTGCCTACAAAAGTCGGCAAAACTCCTCCCTCCCCGTTGCGTAATGGCTTATTCCCATCATATTCGATCGGTTTGGCGCCCGCTTGGACGATGGTTGAGGGCATTTGTCCGATGTGATCTTGCGAAAAAAAATCTCCCCGAGTAGACAAATCTACGCGAGGAGAAAGACCTTTTTATTGCGCGGTATAACCGCCGTCGACCAGCAAGCTTGTCCCAGTGACAAAGGAAGCATCATCGCTGGCAAGGAACAGAACAGCCTTGGCAACTTCTTCTGGTTTACCCAAGCGCCCCATCGGATGCAATCCAATCAGGTGCTCGTTTAAGGCTTCATCTCGACCAGCGATCAGCGGCGTGTCAATATAGCCTGGGCAGACCGCATTTACGCGAATCCCTTGCTTGGCATACGTAAGTCCCAGTGTCTGGGTCAGGAGCTTCACGCCACCTTTGGCGGAAGAGTATGCGGTCACACCTGCTTTTCCGGCATGGCTATGGATCGAGCCACAATTGACGATCGCGCCGCCAGTCCCTTGCGCCAGCATTTGCTCGATAACGTATTTATCGCACAAGAACACGCCAGTCAGATTGATATCAATCGTTCTTTGCCAATCATCCATACTCAACAGATGACCTGGTGCGTCTTTCGCGATTCCCGCATTGGCAAACAGAATGTCTACCTTTCCGAACTTTTCTACAGTGGCGCTCACCATATTTTTCACTTCGTCTTCTTTCGTTACGTCCGTTTTCACGAACAACGCATCGAAGCCCGCCTGATTGAGCTCTTCCGCCAATTCATTTCCACGTGGGGAGAAGTCAGCAATCACTACTTTTGCCCCTTCATTTGCGAAGAGACGGACGGTTGTCTCTCCGATTCCGCTTGCTCCACCTGTTACGATCGCTACTTTATTTTCGAGTCTCATGGATAACTCCTCCTATTTTCGAAAATGGTATTCGTACCGATTTATCTCGCTGTCGCGCCGCCATCGATGACGAATTCCGCCCCTGTGACATGGGAAGACTCGTCAGAAGCGAGGAACAGCACTATATTGGCTACATCCTCGACAGTACCGAGTCGACCTGTTGGAGTAGCTTGTGCCAGCTCTGCTTTGGAATGCTTTGTCGTTTCCGAAGCATAGGACACCATGTTTGTATCGATATAACCAGGGTGAATCGAGTTTACGCGCACACCTTGTGCCGCATACTCCATCGCTGCATCCTTGGACATGATACGAACCGCTCCCTTGCTCGCTCCGTACAAGACGTGACCCGGTGCACCAAAAAGCCCAGCGATGGAAGAGGCATTGATGACAGAACCACCTTGTTGTTTTGCCATGTGTGGCATCACATGCTTCATTCCCAAAAAGACGCCCGTTACGTTAATCGCCATGAGACGATTCCATTCCTCTACGGTAATCTCCGCCAACGGTTTAATGATATAAATGCCTGCATTGTTGAACAGGATATCTACTTTCTCGTATTGTTCTACGGTGGTTGCCACTACCTGCTGCCATTGCTCTTCACGGCTTACATCATGCGCAATCGCGATGGCTTCTCCACCCGCATCCTTGATTTCGGCTACCGTCTGAGAGGCACTTTCCAGATTGATATCGGTAACGACTACTTCCGCACCTTCTTTGGCAAAACGAATCGCCGTTGTTTTCCCGATTCCTGTTCCGCCACCG
This genomic stretch from Brevibacillus sp. DP1.3A harbors:
- a CDS encoding bifunctional diguanylate cyclase/phosphodiesterase translates to MNNQMLSSLTPQDWAGLLREKDGELNMVVNELADVKYALDQSTILAITDHKGIILRANEQFCRISKYERSELIGKDHRILNSGYHPQGFFKEMWSCIRSGQVWRGEIRNRAKDGSYYWVDTTIVPFKNQEGEIYQYLSIRSDITCRKLMEDELKRSEEKYRIIAENTSDIISIINLDGEFLYLSPSHKRVWEHTVPDEEIHNLFEWIVEDDRDIFAYAIQHAFSTRKEYMVECRINTQRNDVIWTESKINPITDEEGNVTKLLLVTRDVTDRKQSEETIHHLAYHDALTDLPNRRMYVQQLSKEMMQAKRFQSNLAVLFLDMDRFKDVNDSFGHDVGDMLLIEASKRLQACLKQGDVVARLGGDEFTILQNHLQDRSEATALAEQIMNQLQRPFELEGHAFNVSCSIGIAMYPQDGDNPEDLLKRADTALYTVKSRGKNGYDFFDPTMEAKSLERILMENEMRKAIEQEQFQIYYQPKIDIVTSSMTGMEALVRWVHPELGIIPPNRFIPIAEETGMILALGEWILKQACKQNKIWHDQGYTLKVSVNLSARQIYQKDLVEMIKDILRETNLSPDWLELEITESIFVKMEEATAVLQQIRDIGIQISIDDFGTGYSSFSYIKSLPVDTIKIDASFIRDIHHNQESQAIVKAIVTIAQSLNMNVIAEGIELHDQVAALKENGCDHGQGYLFSKPLPTDAFDQFLRQELQ
- a CDS encoding alpha-hydroxy-acid oxidizing protein, giving the protein MTKTNEESLLFTRVNKDTQALPISIEDWEKKAREVLPDGPFDYVAGGSGAEETLVENRTAFSRWAIIPRMMRDVTSRTIGISMYNQALRTPIFLAPVGMQTISHPDGELASAKAAAAAGVPFVASTVSAHSLEQIAEVMGDAYRWFQLYWSNDREVSASMVRRAEKSGYSAIVLTVDTVMLGWKRRDFRNGYSPLREGRGLANYLTDPVFCSRLPEVTPENAVEEVLKNIYHPALNWNDIAFLREHTRLPILVKGILHPDDARLALEHGVDGIIVSNHGGRQMDGAISTLDALPAIAEVVAGKIPVLLDSGVRTGADVVKAIALGANAILIGRPFLYGLAVAGEQGVASVLDTLIHEFDVAMALSGSNSVADLNRSILARL
- a CDS encoding spore germination protein is translated as MPTFVGTVTITNNVGNINFGDTANNSPKSVTKAFAGSGGNNSGNVVKVINENSQTITWVGSITRGMKAKKAKKQIRRAARKGKKKK
- a CDS encoding SDR family NAD(P)-dependent oxidoreductase, encoding MRLENKVAIVTGGASGIGETTVRLFANEGAKVVIADFSPRGNELAEELNQAGFDALFVKTDVTKEDEVKNMVSATVEKFGKVDILFANAGIAKDAPGHLLSMDDWQRTIDINLTGVFLCDKYVIEQMLAQGTGGAIVNCGSIHSHAGKAGVTAYSSAKGGVKLLTQTLGLTYAKQGIRVNAVCPGYIDTPLIAGRDEALNEHLIGLHPMGRLGKPEEVAKAVLFLASDDASFVTGTSLLVDGGYTAQ
- a CDS encoding SDR family NAD(P)-dependent oxidoreductase; its protein translation is MARLEGKVAIISGGGTGIGKTTAIRFAKEGAEVVVTDINLESASQTVAEIKDAGGEAIAIAHDVSREEQWQQVVATTVEQYEKVDILFNNAGIYIIKPLAEITVEEWNRLMAINVTGVFLGMKHVMPHMAKQQGGSVINASSIAGLFGAPGHVLYGASKGAVRIMSKDAAMEYAAQGVRVNSIHPGYIDTNMVSYASETTKHSKAELAQATPTGRLGTVEDVANIVLFLASDESSHVTGAEFVIDGGATAR